Below is a genomic region from Thioalkalivibrio sp. XN279.
TTCCAGGCCCATCTCGCGCGCCAGGATGACCAGCTTGCGGGCCACGTCCTTGCCGGACAGGTCATCACGCGGATCGGGCTCGGTGAAGCCCAGCTCGCGCGCTTCGCGCACGATGGCGGAGAACGGGCGACTGCCGTCGTAACCGTTGAACAGGAAAGCCAGCGTGCCCGAGAGGATGCCCTCGATGGCGATGATCTCGTCGCCCGTCTGGCGCAGGTCGCGCAGGGTCTGGATGATCGGCAGGCCGGCGCCCACCGTGGTTTCGCCGAGGTAGCGCACCCCGGCGGCGCGGCGTGTTTCCTGCAGGCGGCGCCAGTCGTCCAGCGGGCCCGACGCAGCCAGCTTGCTCGGCGTGATGACATGGATGCCCTGCGCCAGCCAGTCGGCGTAGCGCGCAGCGACCGCGGGATGGCCGCTGCAGTCGATGATCACCGCGTGCGGCAGGTGCTCGGCCTGGACGTGGCGCGTGAAGGCGTCGAGATCGGTGTCGACGCCGGCGGCCAGGGCATCGCGCCATGCCCCGAGGGCCACGGCGCGCGGCGCCAGCACCATGCGGGTGGAGCCGGCGATGGCGCGCACGCGCAAGTCGAGACGGGACTCGGACGCAAGCCGCGGAATCTCTCCCGCCAGCTGGTCGAGCAGGTGGGTGCCGACCCCGCCCGGCCCGACCACGCCGATGGAAACCGCCTGCGGCGAAAGATAGAAGGCGGCGTGGACCGCGCGCAGCGCGCGATCGGCGTCCTCGCTCGGGATCACCGCCGAGATGTTGCGCTCGGAAGCCCCCTGGGCGATGGCGCGCACGTTGACGCCGCTGCGTCCCAGCGCGCCGAACAGCTTGGCCGCTACGCCGGGCAGGCCCCGCATGCCCTCGCCCACCACGGCCAGGATGCTGCATTCGTGCACCAGTTCGACGCCCTCGACCTGGCCGGCGCGCATTTCGGCGGCGAAGGCCTGGGCCACGGCGGCGCGCGCGCGCAATGCATCGGCGCGCGGCACCGCGCAGCAGATCGAGTGTTCGGAACTGCCCTGGGAGATCAGCACCACAGAGATGCCGGCGTTGCGCAGTGCCTCGAACAGCCGGCTGGCGGTGCCGGGCACTCCGATCAGCCCGGCGCCCTCCAGGTTCAGCAGCGCCATGCCCTCGATGGTGGTCACGCCCTTGACGCCGCCGCCCTCGCCGACCTCGCCGATGCGCGTCCCCACGGCCTCGGGCCGGGCCGTGTTACGGATCCACACCGGGATGGCGCGCGCGACCAGCGGCGCCATGGTGCGGGGATGCAGCACCTTGGCGCCGAAATACGCCAGCTCCATGGCCTCGTGCCAGGACAGCTCGGGGATCACGGCGACATCGGGAATGCGGCGCGGGTCGCCGCTCATCACGCCGTCGACGTCGGTCCAGATGATCACCTCGTCGGCGTCCAGCAGGGCCGCAAATATCGACGCCGTGAAGTCGCTGCCGTTGCGTCCCAGCGTGGTCGGCGCACCGTGGGGGTCGCGCGCGATGTAACCGGTGATCACGCGCACCGCGGGCGGATCCGTCCAGCTGGCGGCAAAACGCTCCCGCGTCGGCTCCCAGGACACCGTCGGTCCCAGCTCGCTGTCCACCACGACCAGGGCATCGCGCGCGTCGAACCAGTCTGCATCGACGCCGCGCCGCCGCAGCTCCGCCGCCAGCAGTCGTGCCGACCACAGCTCGCCATGGCCCGCCACCAGCGCGTAGACCTCCGCGGGCGCCCGGCCGATGAGTGCCGTGGCCTTGAGCACGTCGTGCAGGTCGGACTGCTCGCGCGCCAGCGCCTGCAGCCATTCGGCCCGCGCCGCGCCCTCGAGCAGGCCCGTGGCGAGCTCGCGGCAGCGTGCGGCGACGGCCTCGAGCCCGGCAGGCCAGTCGCCGCCTTGTTCCGCCGTGTGCACCAGTGCGTGCAGGGCATCGGTGACGCCGGCAGGCGCGGAGACGACGGCCGCCAAGGGCCCGCCTTGCGCCCCGGCCAGGATGCCCGCCACACGGCGGAACTCGTCGACGCCGGCGAGGCTGGTGCCGCCGAACTTGTGAACCGTGCTGACCTTCTCGTTCATGATGGCGTCGAGCCTACGACAGGCGGTGTTGCGCCGCAACGCGGGCGGGGGTTGCCAGCCCGGTGCCGAGCGCGGACGATGGCCGCCGTGCAACCCGCAACCGACATCGACGTCGCCATCCTGCATGCCTGGGACCTCGTCCCCGGCTCACTGCGGCCGCTCGGGACCGGGCTGATCAACCGGACCTTCTGCGCGCAGCGGCAGGACGGCAGCCGCTGGGTGCTGCAGCAATTGAACCCGATGTTCCCGCCCGAGGTGCACGAAGACATCGAGGCCGTCACCGCCCACCTGGCCGCGCGCGGCATGCCCACGCCGCGACTGCTGCGCACGCGCGACGGGCGGCTCTGCATCCCGGCCGCCGGGGGCGCCTGGCGGGTCATGAATTTCATGCCGGGCCGGGTGGTGGACGCAATCGAGTCGCCGGCTCAAGCCGGCGCGGCCGGCCGGCTCCTGGCACGCTTTCATCGTGCCCTCGACGACCTGGCCTACGAGTTCCGCCACCAGCGGCCGCCGGTGCACGAGCCGGCACGGCACTTTGCGGCGCTCGAGTCCGCGCTGGCGACGCACCCGGCACACCGCCTGCGGCCTGCGGCCGGCAAGTTGGCCGCGCAGATCTTCGCGGCTGCGGCGGCGTTGCCGCGGCTGTCCGACACGCCGCCGCGCATCGTCCACGGCGACCCCAAGATCAGCAACCTCGTGTTCAGCGCCGGCGACGGGGAAGGCCTGTGCCTGGTCGACCTGGACACGCTCGGGCGCATGGCCCTGCCCTTCGAGCTGGGGGACGCCATGCGCTCATGGTGCAGCGTGAGCTCCGAAGACGACCCGGGCGGCCGCTTCTGCGCCCGGCGTTTCGGCGCCGCGGTTGCCGGCTACGCCGCGGAGGCCCGCGGCTGGTGGACAGCCGAGGAGCAGGGCAGCGTGCTGGCGGCCACCGCCATCATCCAGCTGGAACTGGCGGCGCGCTTTTGCGCGGACGCCCTGAACGAATCCTATTTCGGCTGGAACGCCTTGTTGTTCGCCTCCCGTGGCGACCACAACCTGGCGCGCGCGCAGGGCCAGCTGGCGCTGCACGGCTCGCTCCTCGCCCAGCGCGACGTGCTGGCGGAGGCGCTGGAGCGGGTGAAAAACCCCGCGTAGCCTGCCGCAGCACCGCCGGCAGAGTTGCGGCAACTCCCGATTGCCGGATCGGGTGGCCCTCCCCAAAGTAGAGTTCCAAGCCAGGGGCGTCGGAGGTGCCGTCCAGTGATCAAGCAACCGCCAGAGCCCGGTATCGCGGACACGAACAGCGTCATCAACCGTCTCGCCGCGCGTCCCGCGCGCATCCCGAGCAAGGTGGTGCTCGGCGGGGACAGCGAAGTCGTCATCGTCCACGGCAAGGACGAGTACCTGCTGCGTATCACCAGCGATAACAAGCTCGCCCTGAGTCGCTGACCGTCATTCCTTGACCGTCATGCGCTGAACGGCAGTCGCCCGGCCGGCTCGCGTTGGGCCAGCAGCTGGGCCAGCGCCCGCCCGTCGATGTTGCCTTCGCGCCAGAACTGCAGGCGCATGCCCGCGGCGAATTCCAACGCCTCGTTCGAGCGTGCCCGGTGGGGGCTGTCCCCCGGTGGCGGACTGTCCCCGGCAGCGGGCTCGTCGGCGCCGAAGCGCTGTGCCTTGCACCGCGCCTCCGCTCCGGTGCGCTCCAGCACCACCTGCACCAGCAGCATGCCGCCGGGCGCCAGCAGGTGGCGCGCCTGGGCCATGACCGCCGGGGAATAGAAGTCGATGCAGGTGACGAGGTCGAAACCGGGCTCGAGCGCCGGCAGCCCATGATCGAGATCGGCTTCGATGCCGTGGACGCGCACGCCGACGCCCGCCGCCTCCGCCTGCGCGCGCAGCTTGGCGAGCCCGCTGGGGGAAATGTCCACTGCCGTCACATCGAGGCCGCGCTGCGCCAGCCACACGGCCAGCTGGCCCTCGCCGCAGGCGATGTCCAGCGCGCGGCCGCTCCAGGGCAGGACCGGCTCGAGCTCGCGCACGAGCGGCTTCACGCGCTCCCCCATCACCAGGCCCTCGCGGCCGTAGCGCGCCTCCCAGCGCTCGCGATCGCTCGTGCTCATGCCGCGCTCATGCCGTCGCGCCCAGGATCGCGGCATGGTGCCGCAGGTGATCTTCGATGAAGGAGGCGATGAAGAAATAGCCGTGGTCGTAGCCGGCGTGACGGCGCAGCTCCAGCGCCTGCCCGGCCTTGTGGCAGGCCGCCTCCAGGGCTTCGGGGTACAGCTGCTCGGCGAGGAACTGGTCCTCCAGGCCCTGGTCGACCAGGATCGACGCCCTGCCCTCGCGTCCGCCGCCGTTCGCGAGCAGCTGCGTCGCATCCCATGCCGCCCAGGCCTCCGGATCGGGCCCGAGGTAGGCGGTGAAGGCCTTCTGGCCCCAGGGGCAGCGGCTCGGCGCGGAGATCGGCGCGAAGGCCGAGATCGAGGCGTAGGTGTCCGGGTGGCGCAGCCCGAGCACCAGCGCACCGTGCCCGCCCATGGAGTGGCCGCAGATGCCCTGCCGCGCCATGTCGGCAGGGAAATGCTCGGCGATGACCCGCGGCAGCTCGGTGATGACGTACTCGTGCATGCGGTAGTGCGATGCCCAGGGCGCCACGGTGGCGTCGAGGTAGAAGCCGGCGCCGAGCCCGAGGTCCCAGGCACCGTCCTCCGCGTCCGGCACGCCCGCGCCGCGCGGGCTGGTGTCCGGCGCCACCAGCATCAGCCCGAGCTCAGCCGCCACGCGCTGCGCGCCGGCCTTGATCATGAAGGTCTCTTCCGTGCAGGTGAGCCCGGACAGCCAGGTGAGCACCGGCACCGGGCCGTGCGCGGCGGCGGGCGGCGTGTACACCGCAAAGCGCATGTCGCAGCGATTGGCCGTGGAGGCGTGGCGGTAATAACCCACGGTGCCGCCGAAACAGCGGTGCTCGGAGAGCAGCTCGGGCGCGTCCATGCCGGCCATCTCAGTACAGCACCACGGAGCGGATGCTCTTGCCCTCGTGCATGAGGTCGAAGGCGCTGTTAATCTCGTCCAGCGGCATGGTGTGGGTGATCAAGTCGTCGATGTTGATCTTGCCCTCCATGTACCAGTCGACGATCTTCGGCACGTCGGTGCGCCCGCGCGCGCCGCCGAACGCGCTGCCGCGCCAATTGCGCCCAGTGACCAGCTGGAAGGGCCGCGTGGCGATCTCCTGGCCGGCGCCGGCGACCCCGATGATGACGCTGGTGCCCCAGCCCTTGTGGCAGCACTCCAGCGCCTGGCGCATGACCTTCACGTTGCCGATGCACTCGAAGCTGTAATCCACGCCGCCCCCGGTCAGGGACACGATCTCGCCCACCACGTCGTCGACCTCGGCCGCGTTGACGAAATCGGTCATGCCGAACCTGCGCGCCAGGTCGGCCTTGGCCGGGTTCAGGTCCACGCCGATGATGCGGTCCGCGCCCACCATGCGCGCGCCCTGCACCACGTTCAGCCCGATGCCGCCGAGACCGAACACCGCCACCGTCGAGCCGGGCTCGACCTTCGCCGTGAACACCACGGCGCCGATTCCGGTCGTGACGCCGCAACCGATGTAACAGACCTTGTCGAAGGGGGCGTCGGCGCGGATCTTCGCCACCGCGATCTCGGGCATGACGGTGTAGTTGGAGAAGGTCGAGCAGCCCATGTAGTGCAGCAGCGGCTTGCCGTCGAGCGAGAAGCGGCTGGTGCCGTCCGGCATCACGCCGCGGCCCTGCGTGGCGCGGATGGACTGGCACAGGTTGGTCTTGGGGTTGAGGCAGAAGTCGCATTCGCGGCACTCGGGCGTGTACAGCGGGATAACGTGGTCACCCTTCTTGACCGATTTCACGCCCGGCCCCACGTCCACCACCAC
It encodes:
- the hemP gene encoding hemin uptake protein HemP; this encodes MIKQPPEPGIADTNSVINRLAARPARIPSKVVLGGDSEVVIVHGKDEYLLRITSDNKLALSR
- a CDS encoding S-(hydroxymethyl)glutathione dehydrogenase/class III alcohol dehydrogenase, with amino-acid sequence MKTRAAVAFAAGQPLSIETVDLDGPREGEVLVEIRATGICHTDAFTLSGEDPEGAFPAILGHEGAGVVVDVGPGVKSVKKGDHVIPLYTPECRECDFCLNPKTNLCQSIRATQGRGVMPDGTSRFSLDGKPLLHYMGCSTFSNYTVMPEIAVAKIRADAPFDKVCYIGCGVTTGIGAVVFTAKVEPGSTVAVFGLGGIGLNVVQGARMVGADRIIGVDLNPAKADLARRFGMTDFVNAAEVDDVVGEIVSLTGGGVDYSFECIGNVKVMRQALECCHKGWGTSVIIGVAGAGQEIATRPFQLVTGRNWRGSAFGGARGRTDVPKIVDWYMEGKINIDDLITHTMPLDEINSAFDLMHEGKSIRSVVLY
- a CDS encoding phosphotransferase; its protein translation is MQPATDIDVAILHAWDLVPGSLRPLGTGLINRTFCAQRQDGSRWVLQQLNPMFPPEVHEDIEAVTAHLAARGMPTPRLLRTRDGRLCIPAAGGAWRVMNFMPGRVVDAIESPAQAGAAGRLLARFHRALDDLAYEFRHQRPPVHEPARHFAALESALATHPAHRLRPAAGKLAAQIFAAAAALPRLSDTPPRIVHGDPKISNLVFSAGDGEGLCLVDLDTLGRMALPFELGDAMRSWCSVSSEDDPGGRFCARRFGAAVAGYAAEARGWWTAEEQGSVLAATAIIQLELAARFCADALNESYFGWNALLFASRGDHNLARAQGQLALHGSLLAQRDVLAEALERVKNPA
- the thrA gene encoding bifunctional aspartate kinase/homoserine dehydrogenase I, with translation MNEKVSTVHKFGGTSLAGVDEFRRVAGILAGAQGGPLAAVVSAPAGVTDALHALVHTAEQGGDWPAGLEAVAARCRELATGLLEGAARAEWLQALAREQSDLHDVLKATALIGRAPAEVYALVAGHGELWSARLLAAELRRRGVDADWFDARDALVVVDSELGPTVSWEPTRERFAASWTDPPAVRVITGYIARDPHGAPTTLGRNGSDFTASIFAALLDADEVIIWTDVDGVMSGDPRRIPDVAVIPELSWHEAMELAYFGAKVLHPRTMAPLVARAIPVWIRNTARPEAVGTRIGEVGEGGGVKGVTTIEGMALLNLEGAGLIGVPGTASRLFEALRNAGISVVLISQGSSEHSICCAVPRADALRARAAVAQAFAAEMRAGQVEGVELVHECSILAVVGEGMRGLPGVAAKLFGALGRSGVNVRAIAQGASERNISAVIPSEDADRALRAVHAAFYLSPQAVSIGVVGPGGVGTHLLDQLAGEIPRLASESRLDLRVRAIAGSTRMVLAPRAVALGAWRDALAAGVDTDLDAFTRHVQAEHLPHAVIIDCSGHPAVAARYADWLAQGIHVITPSKLAASGPLDDWRRLQETRRAAGVRYLGETTVGAGLPIIQTLRDLRQTGDEIIAIEGILSGTLAFLFNGYDGSRPFSAIVREARELGFTEPDPRDDLSGKDVARKLVILAREMGLEIELQQVAVESLVPTELEGASIDEFLDRYAGWDGEMLARLEAARERGHVLRHVARLDGASGRASVGLEEFPADHAFAHARLTDNIIQFVTRRYRDNPLVVQGPGAGPAVTAAGVFADLLRLSAYLGADV
- the fghA gene encoding S-formylglutathione hydrolase, which encodes MDAPELLSEHRCFGGTVGYYRHASTANRCDMRFAVYTPPAAAHGPVPVLTWLSGLTCTEETFMIKAGAQRVAAELGLMLVAPDTSPRGAGVPDAEDGAWDLGLGAGFYLDATVAPWASHYRMHEYVITELPRVIAEHFPADMARQGICGHSMGGHGALVLGLRHPDTYASISAFAPISAPSRCPWGQKAFTAYLGPDPEAWAAWDATQLLANGGGREGRASILVDQGLEDQFLAEQLYPEALEAACHKAGQALELRRHAGYDHGYFFIASFIEDHLRHHAAILGATA
- a CDS encoding bifunctional 2-polyprenyl-6-hydroxyphenol methylase/3-demethylubiquinol 3-O-methyltransferase UbiG, with amino-acid sequence MSTSDRERWEARYGREGLVMGERVKPLVRELEPVLPWSGRALDIACGEGQLAVWLAQRGLDVTAVDISPSGLAKLRAQAEAAGVGVRVHGIEADLDHGLPALEPGFDLVTCIDFYSPAVMAQARHLLAPGGMLLVQVVLERTGAEARCKAQRFGADEPAAGDSPPPGDSPHRARSNEALEFAAGMRLQFWREGNIDGRALAQLLAQREPAGRLPFSA